From Phalacrocorax carbo chromosome 6, bPhaCar2.1, whole genome shotgun sequence, a single genomic window includes:
- the HENMT1 gene encoding small RNA 2'-O-methyltransferase isoform X1, with amino-acid sequence MEQSKKQNMDKNFQEERLTAIIKFTPPLYKQRYQFVKDLVGKYKPKKVVDLGCADCTLLWMLKFCSCVEVLAGLDICASVMKENMHRLSPLPGDYLQPNERSLTVTLHHGSVAHKDPCLLGFDLVTCIELIEHLEQSELKKFPEVVFGFMAPSIVVISTPNSEFNSLLPGVTSFRHPDHKFEWNQAQFQSWALETAGRYDYSVEFTGVGHPPTGMENVGFCTQIGVFFRKYPQTSDSAQSEKPTEAVYKTVFRAVYPSLKDEKYLQNAVVSEVIFTAQIIKRSLLDRLMSEHEEYNEDPTERKSEFQPSIKCFSEDLEKLVAEKGVEQFVNGNTVYIPLTTIFSFPKVNQLCGTFEKFCKLIAGKVTLSSDGSAVLVNTEHENEEHEIADLS; translated from the exons ATGGAACAATCAAAAAAG CAAAATATGGATAAGAACTTTCAAGAAGAACGGCTGACAGCAATTATTAAATTTACACCTCCTTTGTACAAACAACGCTACCAGTTCGTTAAAGATTTAGTGGGGAAATACAAACCTAAGAAG GTGGTGGATTTAGGATGTGCTGACTGTACACTTCTCTGGATGCTGAAATTCTGCAGTTGCGTTGAAGTGTTAGCCGGGCTAGATATCTGTGCAAGTGTAATGAAAGAGAATAT GCATAGGTTGTCTCCTCTTCCTGGTGATTATTTGCAGCCGAATGAAAGATCCCTAACTGTTACCTTGCATCATGGTTCAGTTGCGCATAAAGATCCTTGCTTACTTGGTTTTGACTTGGTCACGTGTATTGAACT AATAGAGCACCTGGAACAATCAGAACTGAAGAAGTTTCCTGAAGTGGTGTTTGGTTTCATGGCTCCAAGCATAGTTGTGATCAGTACTCCAAATTCTGAATTTAACTCTTTGCTTCCAGGAGTGACATCATTCAGGCATCCAGACCACAAATTTGAATGGAACCAAGCACAGTTTCAAAGCTG GGCTCTAGAGACTGCTGGACGCTATGATTACTCAGTGGAATTTACTGGCGTAGGGCACCCACCAACAGGAATGGAGAATGTTGGATTTTGTACCCAAATAGGCGTGTTTTTTAGGAAATATCCTCAAACCAGTGATTCTGCTCAATCCGAGAAACCCACTGAAGCAGTTTATAAAACA GTCTTCAGAGCCGTGTATCCAAGTCTTAAAGATGAGAAGTACCTGCAGAATGCAGTGGTCAGTGAAGTTATTTTCACAGCACAAATCATAAAGCGAAGTCTGCTGGACCGTTTAATGTCAGAACATGAAGAGTATAACGAGGATCCTACTGAGAGAAAATCCGAATTCCAACCTTCAATaaagtgtttttcagaagaTCTTGAAAAACTGGTTGCTGAAAAAGGCGTGGAACAATTTGTCAATGGAAATACTGTTTATATACCTCTTACaacaatcttttcttttcccaaagtgAATCAACTTTGTGGTACCTTCGAGAAGTTTTGCAAGCTTATTGCTGGCAAGGTCACACTGAGCAGTGATGGTTCTGCTGTGCTGGTCAATACTGAACATGAAAACGAAGAGCATGAGATTGCAGATTTATCATAG
- the PRPF38B gene encoding pre-mRNA-splicing factor 38B: MANNSPAVGAGNCQGQQAAQHQPGAGPPAQQQLQSGAPKPAASGKQGNVLPLWGNEKTMNLNPMILTNILSSPYFKVQLYELKTYHEVVDEIYFKVTHVEPWEKGSRKTAGQTGMCGGVRGVGTGGIVSTAFCLLYKLFTLKLTRKQVMGLITHTDSPYIRALGFMYIRYTQPPTDLWDWFESFLDDEEDLDVKAGGGCVMTIGEMLRSFLTKLEWFSTLFPRIPVPVQKTIDQQIKSRPRKIKKDGKEGMEEIDRHAERRRSRSPRRSISPRRSPRRSRSRSHHREGHGSSSFDRELERERERQRLEREAKEREKERRRSRSTDRALERRRSRSRDRYRSRSRSRDRKGDRRDRDREREKENERSRKKERDYDKERGSEREKDRSRERSKERKSKGDIEERRHKDDKDDKKHRDDKRDSKKERKHSRSRSRERKHRSRSRSRNTGKRSRSRSKEKSSKHKNESKEKSNKQSRSRSRGRTDSVEKSRKRDQSPSKEKSRKRSRSKERSHKHDHSDSKDHSDKHDRRRSQSTEQESQEKQHKNKDETV, from the exons ATGGCCAACAACAGCCCCGCCGTGGGCGCCGGGAACTGCCAGGGGCAGCAGGCGGcccagcaccagcctggcgCCGGCCCGCcggcccagcagcagctgcagagcggAGCGCCGAAGCCGGCGGCCTCAGGCAAGCAGGGCAACGTGCTGCCGCTGTGGGGGAATGAGAAGACCATGAACCTGAACCCCATGATCCTCACCAATATCCTCTCGTCGCCCTACTTCAAGGTGCAGCTCTACGAGCTCAAGACTTACCATGAGGTGGTGGACGAGATCTACTTCAAG GTTACACACGTTGAACCGTGGGAAAAGGGGAGCAGAAAAACAGCAGGCCAGACAGGGATGTGTGGAGGG gtgCGTGGCGTTGGAACTGGAGGAATTGTGTCTACTGCCTTTTGTCTGCTCTACAAATTATTTACACTGAAACTCACTCGTAAGCAAGTGATGGGCCTTATAACTCATACAGACTCTCCATATATTAGGGCTCTTGGATTTATGTATATTAG GTACACACAACCACCTACAGATCTATGGGACTGGTTTGAATCCTTTCTTGATGATGAAGAG GACCTGGATGTGAAGGCAGGTGGGGGCTGCGTTATGACCATCGGGGAGATGCTTCGTTCCTTCCTCACGAAGCTTGAATGGTTTTCCACGTTGTTTCCAAGAATTCCTGTGCCAGTCCAGAAGACCATTGACCAGCAAATTAAAAGCAGACCTAGAAAAATCAAGAAAGATGGCAAGGAGGGAATGGAAGAAATAGACCGGCATGCAGAACGTAGACGTTCAAG gtctcCCAGACGATCCATCAGTCCAAGGAGGTCTCCCAGAAGATCCAGAAGCAGAAGTCATCATCGGGAAGGCCATGGATCATCTAGTTTTGATAGAGAActagaaagagagagagaacgGCAGAGGTTGGAACGTGAAGcgaaggagagagaaaaagaaaggcgGAGATCTCGAAGTACTGATCGTGCACTAGAACGGAGGCGAAGCAGAAGCAGGGACAGATACAGAAGCCGTAGTCGAAGTCGTGACAGGAAAGGAGATAGAAGAGACAGGGATAGGGAgcgagagaaagaaaatgaacgGAGTcggaaaaaagagagagattaCGATAAGGAAAGAGGTAGTGAGAGGGAAAAAGATCGATCTAGAGAAAGatcaaaagaaaggaaaagtaaggGTGATATAGAAGAGAGAAGGCACAAGGATGATAAGGATGACAAGAAACACCGGGATGACAAGAGGGATtccaaaaaagagagaaaacatagTAGAAGTCGAAGCCGGGAAAGAAAGCATAGGAGCAGGAGCCGAAGTAGGAACACAGGTAAGCgcagcagaagcaggagcaAAGAGAAATCAAGTAAACATAAAAACGAAAGTAAAGAGAAATCAAATAAACAAAGtagaagcagaagcagaggaagaacagaTAGTGTTGAGAAGTCCAGAAAACGAGACCAGAgtcccagcaaagaaaaatctagAAAGCGTAGCAGAAGCAAAGAACGTTCCCACAAACATGATCACAGTGATAGCAAGGACCATTCAGACAAACATGATCGTCGAAGGAGCCAAAGTACGGAACAAGAGAGCCAAGAGAAGCAGCATAAAAACAAAGATGAGACTGTGTGA
- the HENMT1 gene encoding small RNA 2'-O-methyltransferase isoform X2 — protein sequence MDKNFQEERLTAIIKFTPPLYKQRYQFVKDLVGKYKPKKVVDLGCADCTLLWMLKFCSCVEVLAGLDICASVMKENMHRLSPLPGDYLQPNERSLTVTLHHGSVAHKDPCLLGFDLVTCIELIEHLEQSELKKFPEVVFGFMAPSIVVISTPNSEFNSLLPGVTSFRHPDHKFEWNQAQFQSWALETAGRYDYSVEFTGVGHPPTGMENVGFCTQIGVFFRKYPQTSDSAQSEKPTEAVYKTVFRAVYPSLKDEKYLQNAVVSEVIFTAQIIKRSLLDRLMSEHEEYNEDPTERKSEFQPSIKCFSEDLEKLVAEKGVEQFVNGNTVYIPLTTIFSFPKVNQLCGTFEKFCKLIAGKVTLSSDGSAVLVNTEHENEEHEIADLS from the exons ATGGATAAGAACTTTCAAGAAGAACGGCTGACAGCAATTATTAAATTTACACCTCCTTTGTACAAACAACGCTACCAGTTCGTTAAAGATTTAGTGGGGAAATACAAACCTAAGAAG GTGGTGGATTTAGGATGTGCTGACTGTACACTTCTCTGGATGCTGAAATTCTGCAGTTGCGTTGAAGTGTTAGCCGGGCTAGATATCTGTGCAAGTGTAATGAAAGAGAATAT GCATAGGTTGTCTCCTCTTCCTGGTGATTATTTGCAGCCGAATGAAAGATCCCTAACTGTTACCTTGCATCATGGTTCAGTTGCGCATAAAGATCCTTGCTTACTTGGTTTTGACTTGGTCACGTGTATTGAACT AATAGAGCACCTGGAACAATCAGAACTGAAGAAGTTTCCTGAAGTGGTGTTTGGTTTCATGGCTCCAAGCATAGTTGTGATCAGTACTCCAAATTCTGAATTTAACTCTTTGCTTCCAGGAGTGACATCATTCAGGCATCCAGACCACAAATTTGAATGGAACCAAGCACAGTTTCAAAGCTG GGCTCTAGAGACTGCTGGACGCTATGATTACTCAGTGGAATTTACTGGCGTAGGGCACCCACCAACAGGAATGGAGAATGTTGGATTTTGTACCCAAATAGGCGTGTTTTTTAGGAAATATCCTCAAACCAGTGATTCTGCTCAATCCGAGAAACCCACTGAAGCAGTTTATAAAACA GTCTTCAGAGCCGTGTATCCAAGTCTTAAAGATGAGAAGTACCTGCAGAATGCAGTGGTCAGTGAAGTTATTTTCACAGCACAAATCATAAAGCGAAGTCTGCTGGACCGTTTAATGTCAGAACATGAAGAGTATAACGAGGATCCTACTGAGAGAAAATCCGAATTCCAACCTTCAATaaagtgtttttcagaagaTCTTGAAAAACTGGTTGCTGAAAAAGGCGTGGAACAATTTGTCAATGGAAATACTGTTTATATACCTCTTACaacaatcttttcttttcccaaagtgAATCAACTTTGTGGTACCTTCGAGAAGTTTTGCAAGCTTATTGCTGGCAAGGTCACACTGAGCAGTGATGGTTCTGCTGTGCTGGTCAATACTGAACATGAAAACGAAGAGCATGAGATTGCAGATTTATCATAG